In Erigeron canadensis isolate Cc75 chromosome 7, C_canadensis_v1, whole genome shotgun sequence, one DNA window encodes the following:
- the LOC122609020 gene encoding cell wall protein IFF6-like encodes MRGYRTMARTRSSAGTSGGRGRGRGENEDSGQGRGIGRGTGRSGGRSIGRGTGPEVVQGVGRGTGRGNEQVGGRGTGRGAGRGGGRGSGRGRGRGEAENETTNEQAGMQPDPTMIAMITQVVQVAVHPNQLQITGPNQNRGHQAPAARGRAFVLNAAEARNDPNVVAGHVVSKDGIHVDPSKIDSVKNWRTPETPTEVRQFLGLAGYYRKFIENFSKIALSLTQLTQKDRPYVWGEKQ; translated from the exons ATGCGTGGTTATAGGACAATGGCAAGAACAAGATCTAGTGCTGGAACTAGCGGCGGTcgtggaagaggccgtggtgaaAACGAAGACTCCGGTCAAGGTCGTGGTATTGGTCGAGGGACTGGACGGAGTGGAGGCCGTAGTATTGGTCGTGGCACTGGGCCTGAGGTAGTCCAAGGTGTCGGCCGTGGTACTGGTCGTGGAAATGAACAGGTTGGAGGTCGAGGTACTGGTCGTGGTGCAGGCCGCGGTGGCGGCCGAGGTAGTGGTCGTGGACGTGGTCGTGGTGaagctgaaaatgaaactactaATGAGCAAGCTGGAATGCAACCAGACCCAACCATGATTGCCATGATCacccaagtg GTTCAAGTGGCAGTTCATCCTAACCAGCTGCAGATTACTGGACCCAATCAGAATAGGGGCCATCAGGCTCCAGCtgctagaggtcgtgcttttgtTCTAAATGCTGCTGAGGCTCGCAACGACCCGAACGTTGttgcag GACATGTcgtgagcaaggatggaatacacgtggatcctagcaagattgatTCAGTCAAGAACTGGAGAACACCAGAGACACCAACTGAAGTCAGACAATTTCTTGGACTGGCTGGCTACTATAGAAAGTTCATCgagaatttctctaagattgcgtTGTCGCTTACGCAATTAACTCAAAAGGATAGGCCATATGTCTGGGGTGAAAAACAATAG